In Temnothorax longispinosus isolate EJ_2023e chromosome 10, Tlon_JGU_v1, whole genome shotgun sequence, a single window of DNA contains:
- the Ufl1 gene encoding E3 UFM1-protein ligase 1 homolog, translating into MSSVDWEEVKRLAADFQKAQLSSTLQKLSERNCIEIITTLVENKLLDIIFTNDGKEYVTPQHLGKEIRDELYVHGGKVSLVDLAQILNVNLSQVTRVVTEIERHNKGLKVILGQLIDKSYISKIAEEINDKLVQHGCINVAELTLTYNLPADFLQSVVEKELGKIVHATQDSQDPKVFYTESFIARNKAKIKGALSAVTKPTPLSAILGQCGVSERIFFSILDSLQEVKQVPGVVTGKQSGNSIYIPTIYSKSQNEWVENFYKQNGYLEYDALTRLGISDPSGFVKRHFPNESIVFLKSVAVGTVVTDQVDANIEEAVATGSFVDLYPLLPSVFSDEDAELLLKLATKKTRVNVHIFAKTVVVSEAFLQTLIKSLEAVAEQKARDMVASGKWIQSVVESKLKSKSADVIVESKVSKKEERRKKATVGKAGGGSQGRETRTKSTKKKYLQGKTQENDSDEDDDARQTTVGKGEITLISVEEVKAEVMKDENVSVIEEMADELAYYLQPKLNKSALSLAEQLAQSNKTTNLSEIGERLNVLITNIRIFDKGIKHLDKADQASLTKYLLKSLGLDFVTSIFKLAAQQNMLQVAENLTTETRQRLLLELPADVKEPLTAIHRTVMGDSVEDFLNSVDGAMAACCLVLKKYDKKKERPQVHAHREALLEELNATQDPALTLHLVTSVLFTAVTQNALHMSGRHVTTVLAFLQQHLEPNTMSTLARYHDLVLNLLSSPDENAKVEASRALEEGLVDIKNIANNFKQHVKIDKS; encoded by the exons ATGTCCAGCGTGGACTGGGAGGAAGTCAAGCGGCTGGCCGCCGATTTTCAGAAGGCGCAGCTCAGCTCGACCTTGCAAAA ACTCTCCGAGCGAAATTGTATAGAAATCATAACGACATTGGTGGAGAACAAGCTTCTGGACATTATATTTACCAATGACGGCAAAGAATACGTCACGCCGCAGCATCTCGGGAAGGAGATCAGAGACGAGCTGTACGTTCACGGTGGAAAAGTCAGCTTGGTCGACCTGGCGCAAATCCTTAACGTCAACTTGTCGCAAGTGACTAGAGTGGTGACGGAGATCGAGAGGCACAATAAGGGGCTGAAGGTGATCCTGGGGCAACTTATCGATAAGAGTTACATCAGTAAAATTGCGGAGGAGATAAACGACAAGCTCGTGCAGCACGGCTGCATTAACGTGGCCGAATTAACGCTCACTTACAATCTACCGGCCGACTTTTTGCAATCGGTCGTCGAGAAGGAACTTGGGAAGATAGTACACGCCACCCAGGACTCCCAAGATCCCAAGGTCTTTTACACCGAGAGCTTTATCGCTAGAAATAAGGCGAAGATCAAAGGCGCCCTGTCCGCCGTCACGAAGCCTACGCCACTATCCGCAATACTGGGGCAGTGCGGCGTGTcggaaagaatatttttct CAATCCTGGATAGTTTGCAAGAGGTGAAACAAGTGCCAGGAGTCGTGACTGGGAAACAGAGCGGAAACAGCATTTACATACCCACTATATACTCTAAAAGTCAAAATGAATGggttgaaaatttttacaaacagAATGGATACTTAG AATATGACGCCCTTACAAGACTCGGGATATCAGATCCATCAGGCTTTGTGAAACGTCACTTTCCGAACGAGAGCATAGTCTTCCTAAAGTCAGTGGCTGTGGGGACGGTGGTAACGGATCAAGTCGACGCCAATATCGAGGAGGCCGTTGCGACCGGATCCTTCGTCGATCTGTATCCCCTCTTGCCGTCTGTGTTTAGCGACGAAGACGCGGAACTTCTTCTCAAATTAGCCACGAAGAAGACGAGGGTCAATGTGCATATATTCGCGAAGACAGTTGTGGTCTCCGAGGCATTTCTACAGACTTTAATCAAGTCTCTCGAAGCCGTGGCGGAGCAAAAGGCTCGGGACATGGTAGCCAGCGGAAAGTGGATCCAATCTGTCGTCGAGAGTAAATTGAAATCTAAATCCGCGGACGTGATCGTTGAGAGTAAAGTGAGCAAAAAGGAGGAACGACGGAAAAAGGCAACTGTTGGTAAAGCGGGGGGCGGTAGTCAAGGCAGAGAAACCAGGACGAAGTCTACGAAGAAGAAATATCTTCAGGGAAAGACGCAGGAAAATGACTctgacgaagacgacgacgcgaGGCAGACAACGGTCGGAAAGGGTGAGATTACGTTGATATCGGTGGAGGAAGTGAAAGCGGAGGTCATGAAGGACGAGAACGTATCCGTTATCGAGGAAATGGCGGACGAATTAGCGTACTATTTGCAACCAAAATTGAACAAGTCCGCGTTATCGTTGGCGGAGCAATTGGCGCAATCCAACAAGACCACGAACCTGAGCGAGATCGGCGAACGCCTGAACGTTCTGATAACGAACATTCGAATATTCGACAAAGGTATCAAACATCTGGACAAGGCGGATCAAGCTTCACTGACCAAGTACCTGCTCAAGTCTCTAGGTCTCGACTTTGTGAcgagtatatttaaattggCTGCTCAACAGAACATGCTACAAGTGGCGGAAAATCTCACGACGGAAACGAGGCAAAGACTGCTGCTCGAATTGCCCGCGGACGTTAAGGAGCCGTTGACCGCTATCCACAGGACGGTGATGGGAGATTCGGTGGAGGACTTTTTGAACAGCGTCGACGGGGCGATGGCAGCCTGCTGTCTGGTCCTGAAGAAGTACGATAAAAAGAAGGAGCGGCCGCAGGTGCACGCACACAGAGAGGCTCTGCTGGAGGAGCTGAACGCCACGCAAGATCCCGCGTTAACGTTACACCTGGTTACGAGCGTGCTCTTCACCGCTGTCACGCAGAACGCCTTACACATGTCTGGCAGACACGTAACAACGGTTCTCGCGTTCCTTCAACAGCACTTGGAGCCCAATACGATGTCGACTCTTGCTAGATACCACG ATTTAGTGCTCAATTTGCTAAGCTCTCCTGACGAAAACGCAAAAGTGGAAGCCTCCAGGGCCTTGGAGGAAGGATTGGTGGACATAAAAAACATTGCGAACAATTTCAAGCAACATGTGAAAATAGACAAATCTTGA
- the LOC139820474 gene encoding transmembrane protein 170B, producing MDTQTNVNLPTRPQMTLRNVNSGNAFYMPLTSFAEMWYQIFLWALFSSIFVHTIAGAICFATLRQHKYGKFFPLLIIIMGVLLPLTSGVVSSAAVAFVYRASGYQMPPLYALFWGIGQTVVPVSVGFTRILATL from the exons ATGGATACGCAAACGAACGTCAACCTGCCAACGCGGCCGCAAATGACGCTGCGGAACGTGAACTCGGGCAATGCGTTCTACATGCCTTTAACGTCGTTCGCAG AGATGTGGTATCAGATATTTCTCTGGGCCCTGTTCTCCTCGATATTCGTGCACACTATCGCCGGCGCGATCTGCTTCGCCACCCTGCGACAGCACAAATACGGCAA ATTCTTTCCGCTGCTTATCATAATAATGGGCGTACTGTTGCCGCTGACGTCGGGCGTCGTCAGCTCGGCGGCGGTCGCCTTCGTGTACAGAGCGTCCGGCTATCAAATGCCGCCCTTGTACGCATTGTTTTGGGGTATCGGGCAGACCGTGGTACCGGTGTCCGTCGGATTCACGCGAATCTTAGCGACTTTGTAA
- the LOC139820469 gene encoding uncharacterized protein isoform X2 encodes MVSNCCVCGIEKGSMQDLNYSFHRFPKNEDLRLKWWEAIGRKVYRTAYICSKHFKAEDFKNKEDLNLIRNILKPSAVPSRHIKFREVKFEFVDPSSDDKDILTDNEDRNDERLQVNEWSISTSIDNPTSNDNLTIKTTPDNEATLSSTASQAKERKIKDDTLKPRKKQRYQNGILGIVRREDFTDENAWLKFQKYINKVKIQHKHLSQKNRKLQYEISICKELLKKQLSDDDLEI; translated from the exons ATGGTTTCAAATTGTTGCGTTTGCGGAATCGAAAAGGGATCTATGCAGGATTTGAATTACTCGTTTCACAG GTTTCCGAAAAATGAGGATTTAAGGTTGAAGTGGTGGGAAGCTATAGGAAGGAAGGTATATCGTACTGCTTACATATGTAGCAAACATTTCAAGGCGGaggattttaaaaataaagaagatcTCAATTTAATaaggaatatattaaaaccTTCCGCGGTTCCTAGCAGACATATTAAATTCAGAGaagttaaatttgaatttgttgATCCCTCATCCgatgataaagatattttaactGACAATGAGGACAGAAATGATGAAAg GTTGCAAGTTAATGAATGGAGTATATCAACAAGTATCGATAATCCGACGAGTAATGATAATCTGACAATTAAGACAACTCCCGACAATGAAGCAACGTTAAGCTCTACTGCTAGTCAAGCAAAGGAAAG gaaaattaAAGATGACACCTTAAAACCACGAAAAAAGCAACGATATCAAAATGGTATCTTAGGAATCGTGAGAAGAGAGGATTTTACAGATGAAAACGCATGgttaaagtttcaaaaatatatcaataaggTTAAAATCCAACATAAACACTTATCGCAGAAGAATCGGAAGCTTCAGTATGAAATAAGCATTTGTAAGGAGCTTTTGAAGAAGCAATTGTCTGATGACGATCTAGAAATATAG
- the LOC139820469 gene encoding uncharacterized protein isoform X1, whose product MVSNCCVCGIEKGSMQDLNYSFHRFPKNEDLRLKWWEAIGRKVYRTAYICSKHFKAEDFKNKEDLNLIRNILKPSAVPSRHIKFREVKFEFVDPSSDDKDILTDNEDRNDESCESLNLEHEKYIVQNGSCDNRLQVNEWSISTSIDNPTSNDNLTIKTTPDNEATLSSTASQAKERKIKDDTLKPRKKQRYQNGILGIVRREDFTDENAWLKFQKYINKVKIQHKHLSQKNRKLQYEISICKELLKKQLSDDDLEI is encoded by the exons ATGGTTTCAAATTGTTGCGTTTGCGGAATCGAAAAGGGATCTATGCAGGATTTGAATTACTCGTTTCACAG GTTTCCGAAAAATGAGGATTTAAGGTTGAAGTGGTGGGAAGCTATAGGAAGGAAGGTATATCGTACTGCTTACATATGTAGCAAACATTTCAAGGCGGaggattttaaaaataaagaagatcTCAATTTAATaaggaatatattaaaaccTTCCGCGGTTCCTAGCAGACATATTAAATTCAGAGaagttaaatttgaatttgttgATCCCTCATCCgatgataaagatattttaactGACAATGAGGACAGAAATGATGAAAg TTGTGAATCTCTTAACTTGGAGCATGAAAAGTACATTGTTCAAAATGGATCTTGTGATAACAGGTTGCAAGTTAATGAATGGAGTATATCAACAAGTATCGATAATCCGACGAGTAATGATAATCTGACAATTAAGACAACTCCCGACAATGAAGCAACGTTAAGCTCTACTGCTAGTCAAGCAAAGGAAAG gaaaattaAAGATGACACCTTAAAACCACGAAAAAAGCAACGATATCAAAATGGTATCTTAGGAATCGTGAGAAGAGAGGATTTTACAGATGAAAACGCATGgttaaagtttcaaaaatatatcaataaggTTAAAATCCAACATAAACACTTATCGCAGAAGAATCGGAAGCTTCAGTATGAAATAAGCATTTGTAAGGAGCTTTTGAAGAAGCAATTGTCTGATGACGATCTAGAAATATAG
- the Med17 gene encoding mediator of RNA polymerase II transcription subunit 17, translating to MKTTMAYSVNISVEAPIENQIQEITYDGQEIYQAPLTLSENLAKIAQKIDFSKTNGEEVKKEQLEGNEKSEEDTKDPASFQSSLWPWDSVRNKLRNALTEVCVLADVLAIAKEKNYMVLDPVPQESTDVKSMIQVYARKKALAGAASVLMMGAERLRNCQAELARTRSTPDFHIELLRLRQNWRLKKVSNSIIGDLSYRTAGSKYTQTGMFEVTKAEEDEKSSNSPPASPNTGSNMSGQSHGPSNSKASALRVTIPSELQGVAYIEVLCQKDQEDLCNANISLLNSSANNSNTDMHWQQKLEAAQNVLFCKELFSQLAREAVHLRAPIPHMVVGNQIMATVLPGIQLIIGLCHSTGSDKKPTAPPPHKTDHDHVLEHSLHQLLREVHYNNSNHPFPHPASGPLGPSKRRYVAGPTAADRYELLEMTKSQTLLEQIIQQAQHFFMRLRTEYVLDTIAKEVKDPLIVSHWNGLNSPTQSCVKINILTHGYDSVCRTSMVVHVGEKSLKCVCRDGRVMHMSYEPQELRDLIFCQIYQHQISAVQALAKCMGWQFLANSSHLGLGSVEPLGNASSCILASPIGDRMIAVRCEPQTGVQVAIAHSPRKDFFPGQLVRERKWENLGGSFKEVRWDKMEGRNFLNKMELLMSSLTSS from the exons ATGAAAACAACAATGGCGTATTCCGTGAACATCTCCGTAGAGGCGCCGATTGAGAATCAGATACAGGAAATCACCTACGATGGCCAAGAGATTTACCAAGC ACCTCTCACGTTATCGGAGAACCTGGCGAAGATCGCTCAGAAGATCGACTTCAGTAAGACGAACGGCGAGGAGGTGAAGAAGGAACAGTTGGAAGGTAACGAGAAGAGCGAGGAGGACACGAAAGACCCCGCTTCGTTTCAATCCTCTTTATGGCCGTGGGACAGCGTTAGGAATAAATTAAG GAATGCCTTGACCGAGGTTTGCGTATTGGCCGACGTGCTTGCGATAGCGAAGGAAAAGAATTACATGGTATTGGATCCGGTGCCGCAGGAGTCGACCGATGTGAAATCGATGATACAGGTGTACGCTAGGAAAAAGGCGCTGGCGGGAGCGGCGTCGGTTCTCATGATGGGCGCCGAGAGACTGCGAAACTGCCAGGCCGAATTAGCCAGAACCAGATCCACCCCCGACTTCCACATCGAGCTGTTGAGATTGCGGCAAAACTGGCGTCTGAAGAAAGTGTCCAACTCCATCATCGGCGATCTCAGCTACCGAACTG CTGGCTCTAAGTACACGCAAACGGGCATGTTTGAAGTTACCAAAGCCGAGGAAGATGAAAAAAGTAGCAATAGTCCACCGGCGTCTCCTAATACCGGTAGCAATATGTCCGGGCAGTCTCACGGCCCTTCAAACTCGAAAGCGTCCGCCTTGCGCGTGACCATACCCAGCGAGTTGCAAGGTGTTGCGTACATCGAAGTATTATGCCAGAAAG ATCAGGAAGATTTGTGCAACGCAAATATAAGTTTGCTCAACAGTAGTGCGAATAATTCAAATACCGATATGCATTGGCAGCAAAAGTTGGAAGCTGCGCAGAATGTTCTGTTTTGTAAGGAACTGTTTAGTCAATTAGCGCGGGAGGCTGTACATTTGCGCGCGCCTATACCTCACATGGTTGTCGGAAATCAGATAATGGCCACG GTACTCCCGggaattcaattaataattggCCTGTGCCACAGCACAGGCAGCGACAAGAAACCTACGGCACCGCCGCCGCACAAAACGGATCACGATCACGTGCTGGAGCACTCCCTGCATCAATTGTTACGCGAAGTACATTATAACAATAGCAATCATCCGTTTCCTCATCCTGCCTCGGGACCCCTCGGGCCTAGCAAACGCAGATACGTAGCTGGCCCTACCGCTGCCGACAGATACGAACTTCTGGAAATGACGAAGAGCCAGACGCTGCTAGAACAAATTATCCAACAAGCACAACACTTTTTCATGCGTTTGCGCACAGAATACGTGTTGGACACGATAGCGAAGGAGGTGAAAGATCCGCTCATCGTTTCGCATTGGAACGGATTGAATTCGCCGACGCAGtcttgtgtaaaaataaatatcttgacACACGGATACGATAGCGTGTGTCGAACGTCGATGGTCGTTCACGTCGGTGAAAAGTCACTGAAATGCGTGTGTCGCGACGGTAGGGTTATGCACATGAGTTACGAGCCTCAGGAACTGAGGGACCTAATTTTCTGTCAG ATTTATCAGCATCAAATAAGTGCAGTGCAGGCTCTCGCCAAGTGTATGGGCTGGCAGTTTCTAGCTAACAGCTCACACCTCGGTCTAGGTTCGGTGGAACCCTTGGGTAACGCCAGCAGTTGCATCCTTGCTTCGCCGATCGGCGACag GATGATAGCAGTACGATGCGAACCGCAAACGGGTGTGCAGGTCGCCATTGCTCATTCTCCCCGAAAGGACTTCTTCCCTGGTCAACTAGTTCGAGAGAGAAAATGGGAGAATCTTGGAGGTTCCTTCAAAGAAGTCAGATGGGACAAGATGGAAGGGAGGAATTTTCTCAACAAAATGGAGCTACTCATGTCTTCTTTAACAAGTTCTTAA
- the Aph-1 gene encoding gamma-secretase subunit Aph-1 yields MTVMDFFGCACLAFGPPLAMFTFTVAAEPIRIIILIASAFFWLISLLLSSILWYAVVPLQDHLAFGLVFSVLFQEGFRYLLYWVLRKAERGLEKVTTTHVADSRHVFAYVCGLGFGFMSGSFALVNVLADAVGPGTMGLRQGTEYFFIISAATTLCFILLHTFWGVIFFSALDKRNWGQIVWVVASHLVVSCMTLLNRYQAYVASLLSAYIVLVITAALAFKIVGGHAQSLILCFRRN; encoded by the exons ATGACCGTCATGGATTTCTTCGGTTGCGCCTGTCTGGCCTTCGGCCCGCCACTAGCCATGTTCACCTTCACCGTCGCCGCCGAGCCCATTAGAATCATCATCCTGATCGCCAGCGCCTTCTTCTGGCTCATCTCCCTGCTGCTGTCGTCGATACTCTGGTACGCCGTCGTTCCGCTGCAGGACCACCTCGCGTTCGGCCTGGTCTTCTCCGTATTGTTCCAGGAAGGCTTCAG GTATTTGTTGTACTGGGTGCTGCGCAAAGCCGAAAGGGGCTTGGAGAAAGTTACAACGACCCACGTGGCTGACAGCAGACACGTGTTCGCTTATGTCTGCGGCTTGGGTTTCGGCTTCATGAGCGGCTCCTTCGCCCTAGTCAACGTCCTGGCCGACGCGGTTGGGCCTGGCACCATGGGACTTCGGCAGGGTACCGAATACTTCTTCATAATATCGGCCGCCACCACTCTGTGTTTCATCCTCCTGCACACGTTCTGGGGCGTCATCTTCTTCTCGGCCCTGGACAAGAGAAACTGGGGACAGATCGTCTGGGTGGTTGCGTCGCATCTGGTCGTCTCGTGCATGACCTTGCTCAATCGCTATCAGGCGTACGTGGCCAGTCTACTGTCCGCTTACATAGTACTGGTAATAACGGCTGCGCTCGCGTTCAAGATCGTCGGTGGACACGCGCAGTCCTTAATCCTATGTTTCCGAAGAAACTGA
- the LOC139820466 gene encoding proliferation-associated protein 2G4 produces the protein MADKDETEKTIAEDLVVTKYKMAGEIVNRVLKQVLNKCVVGASVREACEFGDKILTEETSKVFKKEKELKKGIAFPTCISVNNCICHFSPIASEPDLILKDEDMVKVDLGAHVDGFIAVVAHTIVIGSSPEKKVSGRKADVVLAAHYASQAALRLLKPGTETYTITGTVEKICDAYKCKPIEGMLSHQLKQFKIDGEKTIIQNPNDAQKKEHEKYTLETHEVYAMDVLVSTGEGVGREQDTRVTIYKKTEETYQLKLKASRMFYSEVSHKHGLMPFNLRTFEDEKKAKMAVVECVNHRLIEPFQVLYEKPNEYAAQFKFTVLLMPNGPHKITGIPFDLDMYQSDCVVDDPELKNLLYSSANPKSAKKKKKKAEKAVGDVAMEVDAKA, from the exons ATGGCGGACAAGGACGAGACCGAGAAGACCATCGCCGAGGACTTGGTTGTCACCAAGTATAAAATGGCCGGCGAGATCGTGAACC GAGTATTGAAGCAAGTTCTAAACAAATGTGTTGTTGGAGCCTCCGTGAGGGAAGCATGCGAGTTTGGTGACAAAATACTTACAGAGGAAACTAGCAAGGTCTTCAAAAAGGAGAAGGAACTTAAAAAGGGTATCGCTTTTCCAACGTGCATATCAGTCAACAATTGCATTTGCCATTTCTCTCCTATCGCCAGTGAACCTGATCTCATTCTCAAAGATGAGGATATGGTTAAAGT TGATCTTGGAGCACATGTTGATGGTTTCATAGCTGTAGTGGCACACACTATCGTCATAGGATCCTCACCGGAGAAGAAAGTATCAGGCAGGAAAGCAGATGTAGTTTTAGCTGCGCACTATGCTTCTCAAGCTGCATTAAGGCTTTTAAAGCCAGGTACAGAG ACTTATACGATAACGGGCACCGTAGAGAAAATATGTGATGCCTACAAATGTAAACCGATCGAAGGTATGCTAAGTCACCAGTTAAAACAATTCAAGATCGATGGGGAGAAAACGATAATCCAGAATCCGAACGACGCGCAAAAGAAGGAGCATGAAAAGTATACCCTCGAGACTCACGag GTGTATGCAATGGATGTATTGGTTAGCACGGGTGAAGGAGTAGGGAGGGAACAGGACACTCGGGTTACGATATACAAGAAAACAGAAGAGACATATCAGCTTAAACTGAAGGCGTCTCGCATGTTTTACTCAGAAGTCTCCCACAAGCATGGTCTCATGCCTTTCAATTTACGTACCTTCGAAGATGAGAAGAAAGCAAAAATGGCTGTTGTCGAATGTGTAAATCATAGGTTGATCGAGCCATTCCAA GTGCTGTATGAGAAGCCAAACGAGTACGCGGCGCAATTCAAATTTACGGTACTCTTGATGCCTAACGGACCTCATAAAATTACTGGAATTCCCTTTGACCTCGATATGTATCAGTCTGACTGTGTCGTGGACGATCCTGAATTGAAG AACCTTTTATATTCCTCGGCAAATCCGAAATcggcgaagaagaagaaaaagaaggccGAGAAAGCTGTAGGAGACGTCGCCATGGAAGTCGATGCTAAGGCCTAA
- the Uba3 gene encoding NEDD8-activating enzyme E1 catalytic subunit, with protein sequence MSSDHTQRRWSNLRKVLERSGPFCRPDFEPSTDNLHMLLDHCRVLVVGAGGLGCELLKNLALMGFRHLHVIDMDTIELSNLNRQFLFRHKDIGSYKAETAAKFINARVPGCNVVAHNCEIQSKSEAFFQNFHMVICGLDSIVARRWINGMLLSLLSYDNGELNQSTVIPMIDGGTEGFKGNVRVILPGMNPCIECTLDLYPPQVTYPLCTIANTPRLPEHCVEYVKVIQWPKENPFDCAIDGDDPQHINWIYEKSNDRATQFGIQGLTYRLVQGVVKNIIPAVASTNAAIAAVCATEAFKLATSCSASLTNYMVLNDLDGIYTYTYEAEKRTDCLACSQVPREIEIKDSKCKLQNLIDLLCERPDMQMKNPGLTAIIDGKNKTLYMQMVASIEEKTRENLSKTLIELGLRDGTEINVADVTTPSTVTLKLRFLQDDSTSQ encoded by the exons ATGAGCTCCGATCACACGCAGCGGCGATGGAGCAATTTGCGGAAGGTGCTGGAGCGCTCGGGCCCGTTTTGCCGGCCGGACTTCGAGCCGTCCACCGATAACCTGCACATGCTCCTGGACCACTGCCGGGTGCTCGTCGTCGGCGCCGGCGGTCTGGGATGCGAACTACTCAAGAATCTGGCCCTGATGGGGTTCAGGCACCTTCACGTAATCGACATGGATACGATCGAGCTGTCTAACCTCAATCG ACAATTCCTGTTCCGTCATAAAGACATTGGATCCTACAAGGCAGAGACAGCTGCAAAGTTCATCAACGCTCGAGTACCCGGTTGTAACGTGGTTGCGCACAATTGCGAGATACAAAGCAAAAGCGAGGCGTTCTTCCAAAACTTTCACATGGTGATCTGTGGATTAGATTCAATCGTCGCGAGGAGATGGATCAACGGTATGCTGCTGTCCTTGCTCTCCTACGACAATGGCGAATTGAATCAATCCACCGTGATACCCATGATCGACGGTGGGACCGAAGGTTTCAAGGGAAACGTTCGTGTTATATTACCCGGCATGAATCCTTGCATCGAGTGTACGTTGGACCTTTACCCACCACAA GTCACATATCCTTTATGTACGATAGCCAATACTCCACGTTTGCCCGAGCATTGTGTAGAGTATGTGAAGGTAATTCAGTGGCCGAAGGAGAATCCGTTTGACTGCGCCATCGACGGGGACGATCCCCAGCACATAAACTGGATTTACGAGAAGTCCAACGACAGAGCGACTCAATTTGGCATACAGGGCTTGACGTACAGACTCGTGCAGGGCGTCGTCAAGAACATCATACCGGCGGTGGCGTCAACGAACGCTGCTATCGCCGCTGTCTGCGCGACAGAAGCGTTCAAGCTCGCGACCAGTTGTAGCGCATCTTTAACTAATTACATG GTGCTCAACGATCTGGACGGAATTTACACGTACACTTACGAGGCAGAAAAAAGGACGGATTGCCTGGCGTGTAGTCAAGTACCGCGAGAGATCGAGATCAAAGATTCAAAATGTAAACTACAGAATTTGATAGATCTTCTATGCGAACGGCCAGATATGCAAATGAAAAATCCCGGTCTTACGGCTATAATAGacggtaaaaataaaactctgTACATGCAAATGGTAGCGAGCATCGAAGAGAAGACTCGGGAGAATTTGTCTAAGACTTTGATTGAGTTAGGTTTAAGAGACGGTACTGAAATAAACGTTGCCGATGTTACGACTCCAAGTACAGTTACTCTGAAGTTGAGATTTCTGCAGGACGATAGCACGAGTCAATAA